One Coleofasciculus sp. FACHB-T130 genomic window, GGAGCCTTAGGAGAACTCTCACCAGGAATGCAAGAAGCGATCGCTACAATGGATCGCAGCAACCGCAACTTGCTGGCGATGGTGAATACTTTATTAGAAGTCTATCGCTATGAAGCCGGTCGTAAAACCCTGAGCTTCTCACCAATTGACCTGCGGAAACTACTTCAGGAAGTAGTTCAAGAACTTTCTCCCTTAGCAGAGGAAAAGAACCTCACCCTGAAGCTGGATTTAGGGGACAGCGCCGACAATCATCCGCTTGATTTCAAAGTAGTCGGCGATCGCATGGAAATCCATCGGGTTTTAACGAACTTAATCGGAAATGCTATCAAATTTACAGATAACGGTTCAGTTGCTGTCCATGCGTCGGTAGGTTCCCATACAAGTAACTCCGCTAATCCCGCCATCGTGATTGACGTTAACGACACAGGTCCTGGCATCACCTTAGAAGACCAGAAAGTTTTATTTGAGCGGTTTCGCCAAGGGAACCACAAGCGTTCTGGCAGCGGTTTAGGGCTGCATCTATCGCGTAGAATTGTGGAAGCTCATCAAGGTGAAATAGAAGTCAAATCCGAGTTGGGTAAAGGTAGTTTATTTAGAGTTCGCTTGCCTGCTCAAATATGAAATTTTATTGTTGGATTTTAGATTTTGGATTTCAAAGGGTATAGAGTCTAAAATTTAAAATCCAACATTGGAGAAAAAATGCTAGTACCACAAAAAGTTAGTAATATCGTATCTCAGCAAAAAACGTTTTTTGCAACCGGAAAAACTAAAGACATATCGTTTAGAATTCAACATTTAAAGCTTTTAAAAAGAGCATTATTAGAGAATGAAGCCGCTATTTTTAAGGCTTTGCAAACCGACCTAAACAAATCAGTGTTTGAAGCTGCTTTATCAGAAATAGGAGTTTGCTTAGAAGAAATTAATTATGCGTTAAAAAATATTAATACCTGGACAAAACCCAAGAAAATAAAGGCACCAATTACCCAATTTATAGCCTCCGCTCAGGTTTATTCTGAGCCGTTGGGTGTAGTTCTAATCGTGGGAGCTTGGAACTATCCCTTGCAGCTACTAATTTCCCCTCTAGTGGGTGCGATCGCAGCCGGTAACTGTGCGATTTTAAAACCTTCAGAAATAGCTGCAAATACATCCCATCTGTTAGCTGAGATTATCCCTAAATACTTTAATCCTGAAGTAGTGGCTGTTGTAGAAGGCGGTATTGAAACTAGCCAACAGTTACTCGAAGAAAAGTTTGACTATATCTTTTTTACAGGCGGTAGCGAAGTCGGAAAAATTGTTATGGCGGCAGCAGCCAAACATCTGACGCCCGTTACCCTGGAATTGGGTGGCAAAAGTCCTTGTATTGTAGATGCCGATACTCATCTGGAATACACTGCCAAAAGGATTGTTTGGGGTAAATTCATGAATGCAGGTCAAACTTGTATTGCCCCAGATTATCTTTTAGTAGATAAAAAAATTAAAAGAGATTTACTCGCACAAATCAAAAATTGTATTCACGATTTTTATGGGGATGAACCGGAAAAAAGCCCTGATTATGGCAGAATTATTAATCAAAAACACTTTAACCGTCTTTGTAAATATCTAGATGGGGATGTTTTGATTGGTGGAGAGACTAATCCATCTGAGCGATACATTGCTCCTACCGTCATCGATCGCGTTGGCTGGGAAGATCCAGTCATGCAAGAAGAAATCTTTGGTCCAATTCTGCCAGTCCTAGAATATACAGAGTTGAACGAAGCGATCGCGCTTGTCAACGCCAAACCGAAACCCTTAGCCCTCTACTTCTTCTCGAAAGACAAACAAAAGCAACAAACCGTCTTGCAACAAACCTCTTCAGGCGGTGTTTGCATCAACGATACCGTTATGCAGGTTGGTGTCCTAGATTTACCCTTCGGTGGCGTCGGAGAGAGCGGCATCGGTCGTTATCACGGCAAGGCAAGTTTTGAGACATTCTCCCATCAAAAAAGCGTACTCAACAAATCTTTTCTCGTTGATATGAAGTTGAGATACGCTCCCTATAAAGACAAGCTCAAGATCCTGAAGTGGCTAATGAAATAATTAGTAATGAGAAAAAAGTTTTAAATTGTAGAGGCGCGATTTATTGCGTCTGAGTTTTGAATTAAAGAATTCTTTTATAACTCAAAACTCAAAACTCTCTTTTCCTAGTCCCTTAATAGCTATATCGCTCTTCTGCCCACGGTTCTCCCCGCCGGTGGTAGCCATTGCGCTCCCAAAAACCCGATTCCTCTTGCGGGAGAAATTCTAAGCCGTTAATCCATTTGGCGCTTTTCCAGGCATAAAGGTGAGGGACAACTAGCCGCATCGGTCCGCCATGTTCCGCCGGTAGCGGTTCCCCAAATAGAGTGTGAGCAAAAAAATTTTCTTCTCGCAGAAAGTCTTCTAAAGGAATATTCGTGGTGTAGTCGCCGTAACAGTGTTCCATAACATGAACAGCTTTCGGGTCAACTTCCACCAGCTTCATAAAGTCTGTCACCTTAACGCCAGTCCACTGCACGTCGAGTTTAGACCAGCGGGTGACGCAATGGAAATCGGCAGTAAAGTTATGTTGGGGCAGAGCCATAAAATCTGCCAAGCTGAAAGTCTTTTCGGTTGCCAAACCCCAGACGCGAAATTGCCAGTTGTCAGTATCGATCTGCGGAGTGTTGCCGTAGGTCAGCACCGGGAAGCCTTTCGTCAGATATTGACCGGGAGGAACCCGTTCGCTCTGCTCCGATTCTGGTTTTTTGAAAAATTTTCCTAGCATGAGTCTAGTAGAGATGGCGTTTTGTGTACTCTAATTCTTAATATGCACTTATATCCAAAAAAATAGCGCCCAAAGGCGCTCGGAAATTCTAGGAGGCTGAGACGAAAAGCAACCTCTAGGATAATTATTCTTCTTCGGCTTCTTCTTCCTGGGTTGGATACACAAACTTAGAACGCCCAGTCAGAATCGATTTGCCCAAAGACAGAGCTTTCTGAGCTTGAATTGTCGCCTTGTGCTTCCAGGTGGCTTTGCGCTTATCGCGCTTGGATTTTGATGTTTTCTTCTTAGGAACCGCCATGATCGTAACTCCAGCAATCGTTTACAGCCTTCCTATTCTAAGAGATCCCTTGACCAGTTCCATCTAGTCGGGCGAATTTCTCGACTGTCTCACCCTTGTTCGTTCCCGATGAGGCAGTGAGCAGAGAGGTGTGCGCGGTAGTTCACACGCTGGTTTGCGCGGTTTTTATCGCCCCTGTCCGGTGGTTCCCGTTCCAGTGGTTGGCGTAGTGGGATTGGGAATGTTCTCTGTTGGATTGGGAATGTTTTCTGTTGGATTGGGAATCGTTTCCGTGGGATTTACATTACCGCCAGGAAATGCTGGTGAAGAGGGAATCGTTGGCGAGGTGGGAGCAGTTGGTGCATTTGGTGCAGTTGGGGCTGCGGTTCCGGGTGCCTGGTTCTGAGGAGTACCGGGGGCTGCGGGAGCGGCTGTTCCCGGTGTCTGGTTCTGAGGAGTCCCTGTAGCCGCTCCGGGCGCGACATCCCTAATGTTACCGGGCACTGCGGTTGGTGGGGGAGGCGTAGCAGGTGCACCCTGTGCTGGTGCTGGGGGGGGTTCGGCAGTAGCGGGAACGGGCTGATCGGAAGGCGTCACGTCATCCACAAAACCGAGTAAAGACTTAGTATTGGGGAAGTAGGTTGCCCAGCGGGGGGTATCGGGGCGGCTTCTCCAGGCTCCACGAGTTACTTTTAAAGAAAGAATCGGCGCGATCGCTCCCTGATTTTGCCCTAGAATCATCACGGCAACATCAGTCACTAAGATGTCGCGGTCAAAGCTACGCTGCGCCGCCGCCCTAGCTACTACCTCGGCTCTGCGGACAAAACCTTCGTAAGTTTCTGCTGGCTGACGAACCAAGGCAACTTCAGAGCGAGCAGTGTAAGCTTGGGCAATCTGCGGTACAAAAGCAGCCGTTGCCAGCCAAGTTGCTCCCCCACAACCGAGCAATGTCACTAAACTAATGGGTGCAATTCGCTTAGCTGCAAAAGACTTCATCAAATTAGCAGTCCTCTGACTCCAGCATCTCCTTTGAAACTCGATTGCTGATACAACGTTCAAACCATCAGAACCTAATTCGTGCATAGTTGCCACCCGGTTTTTGCCCCGCCCTAAGAATCACCGATTTTAGCCTTCCTACTTTGAAGATAATGCCCAACAAAAATGTAGTTCATCTACATCATGGCTGAGAATTACCTCCCACTGTAGAGGGATTTTGCCATAGATCACGACAAAATTGAATTCAAAATAGTTCCGAGTAAATGAATCTTTTCTTGTCGTTGGTACTTAGCTATGCGTTCTTTTTTAGTTTTCAGCTCAACCCTAGCGGTAATAGCTAGCATTTGGGGAGTCTTCAGTCCTTCAACTAGG contains:
- a CDS encoding hybrid sensor histidine kinase/response regulator, with protein sequence MKNHSSLNQPSKTDRILVVDDSPDNLFLVQTILEEEGYQITLAENGRSALNEIEQSPPDLVLLDVMMPGMDGYEVTRRVRDNTKLPFIPILLITAHDHASVVEGLDTGADDFIRKPVQVDELLARVRSLLRLKHSVDERDQIARQREDFVSWLTHDLRTPIVAAERMLALFRQGALGELSPGMQEAIATMDRSNRNLLAMVNTLLEVYRYEAGRKTLSFSPIDLRKLLQEVVQELSPLAEEKNLTLKLDLGDSADNHPLDFKVVGDRMEIHRVLTNLIGNAIKFTDNGSVAVHASVGSHTSNSANPAIVIDVNDTGPGITLEDQKVLFERFRQGNHKRSGSGLGLHLSRRIVEAHQGEIEVKSELGKGSLFRVRLPAQI
- a CDS encoding aldehyde dehydrogenase, whose product is MLVPQKVSNIVSQQKTFFATGKTKDISFRIQHLKLLKRALLENEAAIFKALQTDLNKSVFEAALSEIGVCLEEINYALKNINTWTKPKKIKAPITQFIASAQVYSEPLGVVLIVGAWNYPLQLLISPLVGAIAAGNCAILKPSEIAANTSHLLAEIIPKYFNPEVVAVVEGGIETSQQLLEEKFDYIFFTGGSEVGKIVMAAAAKHLTPVTLELGGKSPCIVDADTHLEYTAKRIVWGKFMNAGQTCIAPDYLLVDKKIKRDLLAQIKNCIHDFYGDEPEKSPDYGRIINQKHFNRLCKYLDGDVLIGGETNPSERYIAPTVIDRVGWEDPVMQEEIFGPILPVLEYTELNEAIALVNAKPKPLALYFFSKDKQKQQTVLQQTSSGGVCINDTVMQVGVLDLPFGGVGESGIGRYHGKASFETFSHQKSVLNKSFLVDMKLRYAPYKDKLKILKWLMK
- a CDS encoding sulfite oxidase-like oxidoreductase, whose amino-acid sequence is MLGKFFKKPESEQSERVPPGQYLTKGFPVLTYGNTPQIDTDNWQFRVWGLATEKTFSLADFMALPQHNFTADFHCVTRWSKLDVQWTGVKVTDFMKLVEVDPKAVHVMEHCYGDYTTNIPLEDFLREENFFAHTLFGEPLPAEHGGPMRLVVPHLYAWKSAKWINGLEFLPQEESGFWERNGYHRRGEPWAEERYSY
- the rpmF gene encoding 50S ribosomal protein L32, yielding MAVPKKKTSKSKRDKRKATWKHKATIQAQKALSLGKSILTGRSKFVYPTQEEEAEEE